In Algiphilus sp., a genomic segment contains:
- a CDS encoding macro domain-containing protein encodes MVSAVTSADIECRRGDITRQSDIDAVVNAANAELHPGGGVAGAIHRAAGPELDAACRPYAPIRPGEAVMTGAFALPNRHVIHCLGPVYGRDEPADQLLAACYRNAIGLAQHAELASIAFPAISAGAFGYPLDEAATVAVRSVHQVLAAAPGSLRRVRFVLFGADDLAAFEQALGRLADRTARP; translated from the coding sequence ATGGTGTCCGCCGTCACGAGCGCCGACATCGAATGCCGGCGCGGCGATATCACGCGTCAGTCCGACATCGATGCCGTCGTCAACGCGGCCAACGCCGAGCTGCATCCGGGCGGTGGCGTTGCCGGTGCCATTCACCGGGCCGCCGGTCCCGAGCTGGATGCGGCCTGCCGACCCTACGCGCCGATCCGACCGGGCGAGGCGGTGATGACCGGTGCCTTCGCCCTGCCCAATCGTCATGTCATCCACTGTCTGGGCCCGGTGTACGGCCGCGACGAGCCCGCCGACCAGCTGCTGGCGGCCTGCTATCGCAATGCCATCGGGCTGGCGCAGCACGCGGAGCTGGCATCCATCGCCTTCCCGGCGATCTCGGCGGGGGCCTTCGGATACCCGCTGGACGAGGCGGCGACGGTGGCCGTGCGCAGCGTCCATCAGGTGCTGGCGGCGGCGCCCGGCTCGCTCCGGCGGGTGCGCTTCGTGCTCTTCGGCGCGGACGATCTCGCGGCGTTCGAGCAGGCGCTCGGCCGACTCGCGGACCGCACTGCGCGGCCCTGA
- a CDS encoding DUF1289 domain-containing protein — MTTLLDRSPCVGVCDYNKRAVCKACRRTRDEVRQWKRLAPEARHDINLRALANGGKKVRRKLLKPFRE; from the coding sequence ATGACAACGCTGCTCGACCGCAGCCCCTGCGTGGGGGTGTGCGACTACAACAAGCGCGCCGTCTGCAAGGCGTGCCGGCGGACCCGCGACGAGGTCAGGCAATGGAAGCGTCTGGCGCCGGAGGCGCGCCACGACATCAATCTGCGCGCGCTGGCCAACGGCGGCAAGAAGGTGCGGCGGAAGCTGCTCAAGCCGTTCCGCGAATGA
- a CDS encoding ion transporter: METRGVAAWLRRALHEHDTPLGRRFDSVLQVVILISLAGVTLASLRGMPPLAYTALAAVEVVTMALFTIEYVLRVATAGNRRAYIFSFWGIVDFLAIFPYYFLNDSQWVRALRFLRIFRLLRHNRAVARFAQAFRESKSELVVFGTTALIMLFVAAAGIYQFEHEAQPEAFGSIPESLWWAIVTLTTVGYGDVYPVTPMGRVFTGFVMIVGLGVVAGFTGVIASALTRARDKS; encoded by the coding sequence ATGGAGACGCGAGGGGTCGCAGCATGGCTGCGGCGGGCACTGCACGAACACGATACGCCGCTGGGTCGCCGGTTCGACTCGGTGCTGCAGGTGGTCATCCTGATCTCCCTGGCGGGCGTGACGCTGGCATCGCTGCGCGGCATGCCGCCGCTGGCCTACACCGCGCTCGCAGCGGTCGAGGTCGTCACCATGGCGCTGTTCACGATCGAATACGTGCTCCGGGTCGCGACCGCCGGGAACCGGCGTGCCTACATCTTCAGCTTCTGGGGCATCGTCGATTTCCTCGCCATCTTTCCCTACTACTTCCTCAACGATTCGCAGTGGGTGCGCGCGCTGCGCTTCCTGCGCATCTTCCGGCTGCTGCGGCACAACCGTGCGGTGGCGCGCTTCGCGCAGGCATTCCGGGAATCGAAGAGCGAGCTGGTGGTGTTCGGCACCACCGCGCTCATCATGCTGTTCGTGGCCGCGGCGGGCATCTACCAGTTCGAGCACGAGGCGCAGCCCGAGGCCTTCGGTTCCATCCCCGAGAGCCTGTGGTGGGCGATCGTCACGCTGACCACGGTGGGCTACGGCGATGTCTACCCGGTCACCCCGATGGGGCGCGTCTTCACCGGGTTCGTGATGATCGTCGGCCTGGGCGTGGTGGCCGGTTTCACGGGGGTCATCGCCAGCGCCCTGACACGGGCGCGGGACAAGTCGTGA
- a CDS encoding glycerophosphodiester phosphodiesterase family protein: MSPDRRRFLRAAAALPLAALAGTAAAGAAPPAHRKHFDSPAALAAYTRRSRLSQPLLMAHRAGYKPHVPGYPECHLVSARKVMATGPAMIEVDIRRTRDGVMVPLHDVTLDRETTGSGPVRDIAFADFRRLRMRDGTGAATDLAPDSLEAFLDWSAEGALLWLDTKDVDPAELVALIRDRDAASRVIVSAYGRATLEAYQAETRELVHFVPLIPEQGLATLADVNAAGLDDERMIGFAGYYLPDIAASEAMRERDIPALLDLGRGDGRLRPDQLDPFLYRRAVAAGFPMLNTDHYASVLGFLDIREWA, translated from the coding sequence ATGAGCCCCGACCGCCGCCGGTTCCTGCGCGCGGCCGCCGCGCTGCCGCTGGCCGCGCTCGCCGGCACCGCTGCCGCCGGCGCCGCGCCGCCCGCCCACCGCAAGCACTTCGATTCGCCCGCCGCGCTGGCCGCCTATACCCGCCGTTCGCGCCTGAGTCAGCCGCTGCTGATGGCGCATCGCGCCGGCTACAAGCCGCATGTGCCGGGCTATCCGGAATGCCACTTGGTATCGGCGCGGAAGGTGATGGCGACCGGGCCGGCGATGATCGAGGTCGACATCCGGCGCACCCGCGACGGCGTCATGGTGCCGCTGCACGACGTCACCCTCGACCGCGAGACTACCGGTTCCGGTCCGGTGCGCGACATTGCGTTCGCCGACTTTCGCCGGCTGCGCATGCGCGACGGCACCGGCGCAGCCACCGATCTCGCTCCCGACAGCCTGGAGGCCTTTCTCGACTGGTCGGCGGAAGGCGCGCTGCTGTGGCTGGACACCAAGGATGTCGATCCCGCCGAGCTGGTGGCCCTGATCCGGGACCGCGACGCTGCATCGCGGGTGATCGTCTCGGCGTACGGCCGCGCGACGCTGGAGGCCTATCAGGCCGAAACCCGGGAACTGGTGCATTTCGTCCCGCTGATCCCCGAGCAGGGGCTGGCCACGCTGGCCGACGTCAATGCGGCCGGCCTGGACGACGAGCGCATGATCGGCTTTGCGGGCTACTACCTGCCCGACATCGCGGCCTCCGAAGCCATGCGCGAGCGCGACATCCCGGCCTTGCTCGACCTCGGTCGCGGCGACGGCCGCCTGCGACCCGACCAGCTCGATCCCTTCCTCTATCGACGCGCGGTCGCGGCCGGCTTCCCGATGCTCAATACCGACCACTATGCATCGGTGCTCGGCTTTCTCGACATACGCGAGTGGGCGTGA
- a CDS encoding DUF6492 family protein, producing the protein MPAAVPPLRLLTVTWSGDLPHFRLQQASLRHSALADCPHQVVVQTEDAALFADAGRRAVQWHTTADVLPGDVDRRRRHARAVGERAGRARTRMLGSLAARTGSWPRWVRYTGWHTQQLAKLAAAAASEIDTVVVLDSDLLALPGAGIADFIDPDGRIVCFERWAPAEGVRGKQANWNTQARALFGDAPAGRRDVSFDTPFVLHAPTVRAMLAALERQSGRSWWDTLLSLPPRRWSEFAIYRRYLRNAVDPAGVAWRPDGLLRHIADASDTDRLCDRVRGLMQDPEVHYVTIHSQSSGRGRWGTEHYASPIASLLREGATAAPSTPDGG; encoded by the coding sequence ATGCCCGCCGCCGTGCCGCCGCTGCGCCTGCTGACCGTCACCTGGTCGGGCGATCTCCCGCATTTCCGATTGCAGCAGGCGTCCCTGCGGCACAGCGCGCTTGCCGATTGCCCGCATCAGGTGGTGGTGCAGACCGAGGATGCCGCGCTGTTCGCCGACGCCGGTCGCCGGGCGGTGCAGTGGCACACCACCGCGGATGTGCTGCCCGGGGACGTCGACCGGCGCCGCCGGCACGCGCGTGCGGTCGGCGAGCGCGCCGGCCGCGCGCGCACGCGCATGCTGGGCAGCCTGGCCGCGCGCACCGGCAGCTGGCCGCGCTGGGTGCGCTACACCGGCTGGCATACCCAGCAGCTCGCCAAGCTGGCGGCGGCGGCGGCGAGCGAGATCGACACCGTGGTGGTGCTCGACTCCGATCTGCTCGCCCTGCCGGGCGCGGGTATCGCGGATTTCATCGACCCGGACGGTCGCATCGTGTGCTTCGAGCGCTGGGCGCCGGCCGAGGGCGTGCGCGGCAAGCAGGCGAACTGGAACACACAGGCGCGCGCGCTGTTCGGCGATGCGCCCGCCGGCCGTCGGGACGTCAGCTTCGATACGCCCTTCGTGCTGCACGCGCCCACCGTGCGCGCCATGCTCGCGGCGCTGGAACGGCAGTCGGGGCGGTCGTGGTGGGACACCCTCCTGTCGCTGCCGCCGCGCCGCTGGTCCGAGTTCGCGATCTATCGGCGCTATCTGCGCAACGCGGTCGACCCGGCGGGCGTGGCATGGCGTCCGGACGGCTTGCTGCGCCACATCGCCGATGCATCGGACACCGACCGTCTGTGCGACCGGGTGCGCGGCCTGATGCAGGATCCGGAGGTGCACTACGTCACCATCCACTCGCAGAGTTCGGGGCGCGGTCGCTGGGGAACCGAGCACTACGCGTCACCGATTGCGTCGCTGCTGCGCGAGGGCGCGACGGCCGCGCCTTCGACGCCGGACGGCGGTTGA
- a CDS encoding isochorismatase family protein, with protein MKDIADHLQPRDALIVVDVQNDFCPGGALPITGGDAVVPVLNAWMAAAAARGVPVFASRDWHPAGHISFAERGGPWPAHCLQDSAGAAFHPDLALPPDTVIVTKGTRFDQDQNSAFEATGLAIELRARDLRRLWVGGLAEDVCVCATVLDARRAGFEVRLIEAATRPVTAEGGIAARAEMAAAGAAMAA; from the coding sequence ATGAAGGACATCGCCGATCATCTGCAGCCGCGCGACGCGCTCATCGTCGTCGACGTGCAGAACGACTTCTGCCCGGGCGGCGCGCTGCCCATCACCGGTGGCGACGCCGTGGTGCCGGTGCTGAACGCGTGGATGGCGGCCGCCGCGGCGCGCGGCGTGCCGGTGTTCGCGTCGCGCGACTGGCACCCGGCCGGGCACATCAGCTTCGCGGAGCGGGGCGGCCCGTGGCCGGCGCACTGCCTGCAGGACAGTGCGGGTGCGGCCTTTCATCCCGATCTGGCGCTGCCGCCGGACACGGTCATCGTCACCAAGGGCACCCGCTTCGATCAGGACCAGAATTCGGCTTTCGAGGCCACCGGCCTGGCCATCGAGCTGCGCGCGCGCGACCTGCGCCGCCTCTGGGTGGGCGGGCTGGCCGAGGACGTCTGCGTGTGCGCCACCGTGCTCGACGCGCGCAGGGCCGGCTTCGAGGTCCGGCTGATCGAAGCGGCGACGCGACCGGTGACCGCCGAGGGCGGCATCGCCGCGCGCGCCGAGATGGCAGCCGCGGGCGCGGCGATGGCGGCGTGA
- a CDS encoding nicotinate phosphoribosyltransferase yields MTDTPTADERITDPRPTAAAGGDALFTDLYELSMLQAYFAEGMDREAVFSLYVRTLPARRNYLIACGLESVLEQLENLRFSAADIAYLEGLDIFTADFLDWLRDFRFTGSVRAVAEGTPMFGEEPILEVTAPLPEAQLVETLVMNQIHLQTVLASKARRVVDAADGRSVLDFGARRMHGLDAAVQGARAFHIAGVAGTSNVRAGARYGIPVAGTMAHSYVQAHADETEAFAAFLRVFPDTVLLVDTYDTLAAVDRIIALARERDGDIGLRAVRLDSGDLVALSRAVRRRLDDAGLQRVQILASGGLEEDGIAQLIADGAALDGFGVGTAMAVSEDAPSLDLVYKLCAYGGEGRMKLSTGKAVLPGPKQVFRSGDADGDHRDVIARADETLPGRPLLETVMRDGHRVRPAPALADIRSHVATQLARLPATLRAPQPAETPYPVAVSEALDAYRAAVSGTITGAAGVEGRTLPQGGPS; encoded by the coding sequence ATGACCGACACCCCGACCGCCGACGAGCGGATCACCGATCCGCGCCCGACCGCTGCGGCCGGTGGTGACGCGCTGTTCACGGATCTGTACGAACTCAGCATGCTGCAGGCGTACTTCGCCGAAGGCATGGACCGGGAGGCGGTATTCAGCCTCTACGTGCGGACGCTGCCGGCGCGGCGCAACTACCTGATCGCCTGCGGGCTGGAGAGCGTGCTCGAGCAGCTCGAGAACCTGCGCTTCAGCGCTGCCGACATCGCGTATCTCGAAGGCCTGGACATCTTCACGGCCGATTTCCTGGACTGGCTGCGCGATTTCCGGTTCACCGGATCGGTGCGCGCGGTGGCCGAGGGCACCCCGATGTTCGGCGAGGAGCCCATCCTGGAGGTCACCGCGCCGCTGCCCGAGGCCCAGCTGGTGGAGACGCTGGTCATGAACCAGATCCATCTGCAGACCGTGCTGGCGAGCAAGGCGCGCCGCGTGGTCGACGCGGCCGACGGGCGCAGCGTGCTCGACTTCGGCGCCCGGCGCATGCACGGGCTCGACGCCGCGGTGCAGGGCGCGCGGGCCTTCCACATCGCCGGCGTGGCCGGTACCTCCAATGTGCGCGCCGGCGCGCGCTACGGGATTCCGGTGGCCGGCACCATGGCGCACAGCTACGTGCAGGCGCATGCGGACGAGACCGAGGCCTTCGCCGCCTTCCTGCGCGTCTTCCCGGATACCGTGCTGCTGGTCGACACCTACGACACCCTCGCCGCGGTCGACCGGATCATTGCGCTCGCCCGCGAGCGGGACGGGGACATCGGACTGCGCGCGGTGCGTCTCGACTCGGGCGATCTGGTGGCGCTGTCGCGGGCGGTGCGGCGCAGGCTGGACGACGCCGGGCTGCAGCGGGTGCAGATCCTCGCCAGCGGCGGTCTGGAGGAGGATGGCATCGCGCAGCTGATCGCCGACGGTGCCGCCCTCGACGGCTTCGGCGTCGGCACCGCGATGGCGGTCTCCGAGGACGCCCCCAGTCTCGATCTGGTCTACAAGCTCTGCGCCTACGGTGGCGAGGGCCGCATGAAGCTGTCCACCGGCAAGGCGGTGCTGCCGGGCCCGAAGCAGGTCTTCCGCAGCGGCGACGCCGACGGCGATCACCGCGACGTCATCGCGCGCGCCGACGAGACGCTTCCCGGGCGGCCGCTGCTGGAGACGGTCATGCGCGACGGTCATCGCGTCCGCCCGGCGCCCGCGCTCGCCGACATCCGCTCGCACGTCGCCACCCAGCTCGCGCGCCTGCCGGCCACGCTGCGTGCCCCGCAGCCCGCGGAGACGCCCTATCCAGTGGCGGTCAGCGAAGCGCTTGACGCTTACCGGGCGGCGGTGTCGGGAACGATCACCGGCGCCGCGGGGGTCGAAGGACGGACGCTGCCGCAAGGAGGGCCGTCATGA
- a CDS encoding dienelactone hydrolase family protein yields MQYGLRPLDFGNPRPRQDGLSRRGFLTSSVAGGFALAAGPAAATTITTDTEGLVAGEVMIPVDDGEIPAYRAMPAEGEGFPLLLVVQEIFGVHEHIRDVCRRYAKRGYCAIAPAMFVRQGDVSKMADIDTILSEVVARVPDAQVMRDLDATVAHAGGLASVDATRLGIIGFCWGGRTVWLYAHHNPSVKAGVAYYGLVDGMQSAIKPRDPVDIAAALSVPVLGLYAGADAYIQRDALRAMRTELLKSDSGSHIVVFPGVDHGFNADYRPTYDEAAADYARKLAGDWLRERGV; encoded by the coding sequence ATGCAGTACGGGCTGCGCCCGCTCGATTTCGGCAATCCCCGGCCGCGGCAGGATGGTCTCTCGCGGCGCGGATTCCTGACCTCCTCGGTCGCCGGCGGGTTCGCGCTGGCCGCCGGCCCGGCGGCCGCCACCACCATCACCACCGACACCGAGGGGCTGGTGGCGGGCGAGGTGATGATTCCGGTCGACGACGGCGAGATTCCGGCTTATCGGGCCATGCCGGCGGAAGGCGAGGGCTTCCCGCTGCTGCTCGTGGTCCAGGAGATCTTCGGCGTGCACGAGCACATCCGCGACGTCTGCCGCCGCTACGCCAAGCGCGGCTACTGCGCCATCGCGCCGGCGATGTTCGTGCGCCAGGGCGACGTCTCGAAGATGGCGGACATCGACACCATCCTCTCCGAGGTGGTCGCCAGGGTGCCGGACGCCCAGGTCATGCGCGATCTCGACGCCACCGTGGCCCATGCCGGCGGACTCGCGTCGGTCGACGCCACCCGCCTGGGCATCATCGGATTCTGCTGGGGCGGCCGCACGGTCTGGCTCTACGCGCATCACAACCCGTCGGTGAAGGCGGGCGTGGCGTACTACGGGCTGGTCGACGGCATGCAGAGCGCCATCAAGCCACGCGACCCGGTCGACATTGCCGCCGCGCTGAGCGTACCGGTGCTCGGCCTCTATGCCGGCGCCGATGCCTACATCCAGCGCGACGCCCTCCGCGCCATGCGGACCGAGCTGCTGAAGTCGGATTCGGGCTCGCACATCGTCGTGTTCCCCGGCGTCGACCACGGCTTCAACGCCGACTACCGGCCGACCTACGACGAGGCTGCGGCCGACTACGCGCGCAAGCTGGCCGGCGACTGGCTGCGCGAGCGCGGTGTCTGA